In Sporichthya polymorpha DSM 43042, a genomic segment contains:
- a CDS encoding NUDIX domain-containing protein, which yields MSSSGAPLADTDDAWKVFDSTTAFTGGVVSMRVDEVAMPGSLVAKRDVLVHPGSVGILVLDDSEDTPKVLMLRQYRHPIQRRLWEFPAGLLDENESALAAAKRELEEETHLQARDWRVLLDAYTSPGISDEAVRIYLARDVRPSDGDRRAAVHEEADMELRWVPLPDVVSGVLGGRLHNPLVVMGSLALQNVLTTDGTGSLRPATAPWRDRPA from the coding sequence TTGAGTTCGTCCGGCGCTCCCCTCGCCGACACCGACGACGCCTGGAAGGTCTTCGACTCGACCACCGCCTTCACCGGCGGCGTCGTGTCGATGCGCGTCGACGAGGTCGCCATGCCGGGCAGCCTCGTCGCCAAGCGCGACGTACTCGTCCACCCGGGCTCGGTCGGCATCCTCGTCCTCGACGACTCCGAGGACACCCCGAAGGTCCTGATGCTGCGCCAGTACCGCCACCCGATCCAGCGCCGGCTCTGGGAGTTCCCGGCCGGCCTGCTCGACGAGAACGAGTCGGCGCTGGCCGCGGCGAAGCGTGAGCTCGAGGAGGAGACCCACCTCCAGGCCCGCGACTGGCGCGTCCTGCTCGACGCCTACACCTCGCCGGGCATCAGCGACGAGGCCGTCCGGATCTACCTCGCCCGCGACGTCCGTCCCAGCGACGGCGACCGCCGCGCCGCCGTCCACGAGGAGGCGGACATGGAGCTCCGCTGGGTCCCCCTGCCCGACGTCGTCTCCGGCGTCCTCGGCGGCCGCCTCCACAACCCGCTCGTGGTCATGGGCTCCCTCGCCCTCCAGAACGTCCTCACGACCGACGGGACCGGCTCCCTCCGCCCCGCCACCGCCCCCTGGCGCGACCGCCCCGCCTGA
- a CDS encoding calcium-binding protein: MAAEIPVFRPLALAIVLGCAAVTVAESDASPEKLPTACTQVDARLVSCLYATPSNSPVGFRVPEGVESITITTRGGTGGPGASGGRGGRAGVVTATLALPVGTALDLYVGARGEAGRMPSARREPTGGVGGVGGGARGGGVTTDTGAGGGGGGGGTFVMYAGQDPTDASTAPLLAAGGGGGGGGRAVGAGFGERGPDGLNGGDAGGAAGRHEGKDGRGARKAAAVAKGGGGGTDLDGGLGSMATRYSTPAGGGGKGVGGAGANAAGLGAGGGGGGGFYGGGGGGADGGPHATSPPGLGGGGGGSSFADTRVAKSVRFSLGPAGLFQDGVVQVTFVPPAAAPESSVPEGTPQCAGKLATKVGTPGSDRIVGTPGDDVIVGRGGADEIDGKGGRDVICGSAGNDTVRGGPGDDVILGGPGRDRGLGGPGLDSFDGVEEISY; this comes from the coding sequence GTGGCCGCCGAGATCCCGGTCTTTCGCCCCCTCGCGCTCGCGATCGTGCTGGGGTGCGCCGCCGTGACCGTCGCGGAGTCCGACGCGTCCCCGGAGAAGCTTCCGACCGCCTGCACCCAGGTCGACGCGCGGCTGGTCTCGTGCCTGTACGCGACCCCGTCCAACTCCCCCGTCGGCTTTCGCGTCCCCGAGGGCGTCGAGTCGATCACGATCACCACGCGCGGTGGCACCGGCGGGCCGGGCGCGTCCGGTGGCCGCGGCGGCCGGGCCGGGGTGGTCACCGCGACGCTCGCGCTGCCCGTGGGCACCGCGCTCGACCTGTACGTCGGTGCCCGCGGTGAGGCGGGCCGCATGCCCAGCGCCCGGCGTGAGCCCACCGGCGGTGTCGGGGGCGTCGGCGGCGGTGCCCGCGGCGGCGGCGTCACGACCGACACCGGGGCCGGGGGCGGCGGCGGCGGTGGCGGCACCTTCGTCATGTACGCCGGCCAGGACCCGACCGACGCGTCGACCGCTCCCCTGCTCGCGGCCGGGGGCGGCGGCGGGGGCGGCGGCCGGGCCGTGGGCGCGGGCTTCGGTGAGCGCGGACCCGACGGACTGAACGGCGGCGACGCCGGCGGCGCGGCCGGGCGTCACGAGGGCAAGGACGGCCGGGGGGCCCGGAAGGCCGCGGCGGTCGCCAAGGGCGGCGGCGGGGGCACCGACCTCGACGGCGGCCTCGGCTCGATGGCCACCCGCTACTCGACCCCGGCCGGCGGCGGCGGGAAGGGCGTCGGCGGTGCCGGCGCGAACGCCGCGGGTCTTGGCGCCGGCGGCGGTGGTGGCGGTGGCTTCTACGGCGGTGGCGGTGGCGGGGCCGACGGTGGTCCGCACGCCACGTCCCCACCCGGCCTCGGCGGCGGTGGTGGCGGCAGCAGCTTCGCCGACACCCGGGTCGCGAAGTCGGTCCGGTTCTCCCTCGGTCCGGCCGGCCTCTTCCAGGACGGCGTCGTCCAGGTGACGTTCGTGCCGCCGGCCGCGGCGCCGGAGTCCTCCGTCCCCGAGGGGACGCCGCAGTGCGCGGGCAAGCTCGCGACCAAGGTCGGCACCCCCGGATCGGACCGGATCGTCGGCACCCCGGGAGACGACGTCATCGTCGGCCGCGGCGGCGCCGACGAGATCGACGGCAAGGGCGGCCGCGACGTGATCTGCGGCAGCGCCGGCAACGACACCGTCCGCGGCGGCCCCGGCGACGACGTGATTCTCGGCGGCCCCGGCCGCGACCGCGGCCTCGGCGGCCCCGGCCTCGACTCCTTCGACGGCGTCGAGGAGATCAGCTACTGA
- a CDS encoding alpha/beta fold hydrolase, giving the protein MQHSSVHDVQTRDIEVWDGDVRTQVLVAGDGPPLVFLHPVLGLQWDPFLDTLAQSHTVYAPYLPGTAPGEPDAHKPITDNYELTLVYEEILTACGISSAAVVGHSFGGMVAADLAATFPDRVSSMVLLCPIGLWTDGRPFQNPYLLELPELAAAAFADPAGPVAQAALAMPTDPEVLGEVLIALQWAMGVAGKYWWPIPDRGLSRRIHRITARTLVIWGSEDKIISPEYAHDFARLIQNARAEVLSDAAHVPQLERLDVVGPMVTEFLAG; this is encoded by the coding sequence ATGCAGCACTCTTCCGTCCACGACGTCCAGACCCGCGACATCGAGGTCTGGGACGGCGACGTCCGCACTCAGGTCCTTGTGGCCGGCGACGGTCCCCCGCTCGTGTTCCTGCACCCGGTGCTCGGGCTGCAGTGGGACCCGTTCCTCGACACGTTGGCGCAGAGCCACACGGTCTACGCGCCCTATCTGCCCGGCACCGCGCCCGGCGAGCCGGACGCGCACAAGCCGATCACCGACAACTACGAGCTGACCCTCGTCTACGAGGAGATCCTCACCGCGTGCGGGATCTCGTCCGCGGCCGTCGTCGGGCACTCGTTCGGCGGGATGGTCGCGGCCGACCTCGCGGCGACCTTCCCCGACCGCGTCAGCTCGATGGTCCTGCTCTGCCCGATCGGGCTCTGGACCGACGGCCGGCCGTTCCAGAACCCGTACCTGCTCGAGCTGCCCGAGCTCGCGGCCGCGGCCTTCGCCGACCCGGCCGGTCCGGTCGCGCAGGCGGCGCTGGCGATGCCCACGGACCCGGAGGTCCTCGGCGAGGTCCTCATCGCGCTGCAGTGGGCGATGGGTGTCGCGGGCAAGTACTGGTGGCCGATCCCGGACCGTGGCCTGAGCCGGCGCATCCACCGGATCACCGCGCGCACCCTGGTGATCTGGGGCTCGGAGGACAAGATCATCTCCCCCGAGTACGCGCACGACTTCGCGCGGCTGATTCAGAACGCGCGGGCCGAGGTGCTCTCCGACGCCGCCCACGTCCCGCAGCTCGAGCGGCTCGACGTCGTGGGCCCGATGGTGACGGAGTTCCTCGCGGGCTGA
- a CDS encoding LLM class flavin-dependent oxidoreductase, whose protein sequence is MKVSMVHLMPHRELPEDFTERYKSVWVTPPWHELVPEPERISQYYNHSMDELIHAARSGYDAIGVNEHHQNAYGFMPNPNLIGTSLARETNDLDVGILQIGSTLPNTQPAIRIAEEYALLDMVSGGRLIAGMPAGTSMDANQCMGIPPIEQRERYYEAHELILKAWQAKETFAFNGRYNQLPSVNIWPRPLQDPHPPVWIPGLGSLSTWKFAAKHNHNYCMLSFFGSQLGKKVMDGFWHFVDEEGLDRNPYRAGFAQMVCVADTDAQAEKLFSKHIRYFFDKCMHVPLPWWGLPGHLDHASLANGIRSGSAIRQMEIMANFKNFTYADFVDKDIVIAGSPATVADKLVGAVKDLRVGNLIVLQHIGSMPHELTKDSISLFCQDVLPKLRDIWDDEGWVNHWWPAKLRGPRAA, encoded by the coding sequence ATGAAGGTCTCGATGGTCCACCTGATGCCGCATCGGGAACTCCCGGAGGACTTCACCGAGCGGTACAAGTCCGTGTGGGTCACCCCGCCCTGGCACGAACTCGTCCCGGAGCCGGAACGGATCTCCCAGTACTACAACCACTCGATGGACGAACTGATCCACGCGGCCCGGTCGGGCTACGACGCGATCGGTGTCAACGAGCACCACCAGAACGCCTACGGCTTCATGCCGAACCCGAACCTGATCGGCACCTCGCTCGCCCGCGAGACCAACGACCTCGACGTGGGCATCCTGCAGATCGGGTCGACGCTGCCGAACACGCAGCCCGCGATCCGGATCGCCGAGGAGTACGCCCTGCTCGACATGGTCTCCGGGGGACGCCTGATCGCCGGCATGCCGGCCGGCACCTCGATGGACGCCAACCAGTGCATGGGCATCCCGCCGATCGAGCAGCGCGAGCGCTACTACGAGGCGCACGAGCTGATCCTCAAGGCGTGGCAGGCGAAGGAGACCTTCGCCTTCAACGGCCGCTACAACCAGCTGCCGTCGGTGAACATCTGGCCGCGTCCGCTGCAGGACCCGCACCCGCCGGTCTGGATCCCGGGCCTCGGCTCGCTGTCGACGTGGAAGTTCGCGGCGAAGCACAACCACAACTACTGCATGCTCTCCTTCTTCGGCTCCCAGCTCGGCAAGAAGGTGATGGACGGCTTCTGGCACTTCGTCGACGAGGAGGGCCTGGACCGCAACCCCTACCGCGCCGGGTTCGCGCAGATGGTCTGCGTCGCCGACACCGACGCGCAGGCGGAGAAGCTGTTCAGCAAGCACATCCGCTACTTCTTCGACAAGTGCATGCACGTGCCGCTCCCCTGGTGGGGTCTGCCCGGGCACCTCGACCACGCCAGCCTCGCCAACGGCATCCGCAGCGGGTCGGCCATCCGCCAGATGGAGATCATGGCCAACTTCAAGAACTTCACCTACGCCGACTTCGTCGACAAGGACATCGTCATCGCCGGCAGTCCGGCCACCGTCGCCGACAAGCTCGTCGGTGCGGTCAAGGATCTGCGGGTCGGAAATCTGATAGTGCTTCAACACATCGGATCGATGCCGCACGAGTTGACCAAGGACTCGATCTCGCTGTTCTGCCAGGACGTCCTGCCCAAGCTGCGGGACATCTGGGACGACGAGGGATGGGTCAACCACTGGTGGCCGGCCAAGCTCCGCGGTCCGCGAGCGGCCTGA
- the ald gene encoding alanine dehydrogenase, producing the protein MRIGVPREVKEHEYRVAITPSGVHEFVRHGHEVFVEHDAGAGSSISDADFVAAGARVLPTADDVWATGEMVLKVKEPVPEEYGRLRADQVLFTYLHLAASAECTKALLAAGTTGIAYETVQLPDGSLPLLYPMSEVAGRLAPLAGAYHLMRPGGGRGVLMGGVSGVYAAKVVVIGAGVAGMNAAAIAVGMHSEVLLLDKNIAKLREADRIYQGHVQSVASNSYEIEKAVLDADLVVGAVLVPGARAPKLISSDLVAAMKPGTVLVDIAIDQGGCFEDSRPTTHGDPTYEANGSIFYCVTNMPGAVPHTSTYALTNVTLPYALEIADLGWRDAARRDPALALGLNTHAGQVVYGPVAEAHVLPATPLTDVLG; encoded by the coding sequence ATGAGGATCGGCGTGCCGCGCGAGGTCAAGGAGCACGAGTACCGGGTGGCGATCACGCCGTCGGGGGTCCACGAGTTCGTCCGGCACGGACACGAGGTGTTCGTCGAGCACGACGCCGGGGCCGGGTCGTCGATCTCCGACGCCGACTTCGTGGCGGCCGGCGCGAGGGTCCTGCCCACCGCCGACGACGTCTGGGCGACGGGGGAGATGGTCCTCAAGGTCAAGGAGCCCGTCCCGGAGGAGTACGGGCGGCTGCGCGCTGACCAGGTGCTGTTCACCTACCTGCACCTCGCCGCGTCGGCGGAGTGCACGAAGGCGCTGCTCGCCGCCGGCACCACCGGGATCGCCTACGAGACCGTCCAGCTGCCCGACGGGTCGTTGCCGCTGCTGTACCCGATGAGCGAGGTCGCCGGCCGGCTCGCCCCGCTCGCCGGGGCGTACCACCTGATGCGCCCCGGCGGCGGCCGCGGTGTGCTCATGGGCGGGGTGTCCGGGGTCTACGCCGCCAAGGTCGTCGTGATCGGAGCGGGCGTGGCCGGGATGAACGCTGCGGCGATCGCGGTCGGCATGCATTCCGAGGTCCTGCTGCTCGACAAGAACATCGCCAAGCTGCGCGAGGCCGACCGGATCTATCAGGGCCACGTGCAGTCGGTGGCGTCGAACTCCTACGAGATCGAGAAGGCCGTGCTCGACGCCGACCTCGTCGTCGGCGCCGTCCTCGTCCCCGGCGCCCGGGCGCCGAAGCTGATCAGCAGCGACCTGGTCGCCGCGATGAAGCCGGGCACCGTGCTCGTCGACATCGCCATCGACCAGGGCGGCTGCTTCGAGGACTCGCGGCCCACCACCCACGGCGATCCGACCTACGAGGCGAACGGCTCGATCTTCTACTGCGTCACGAACATGCCGGGCGCGGTCCCGCACACCTCCACCTACGCCCTCACTAACGTGACGTTGCCCTACGCGCTCGAGATCGCGGACCTCGGCTGGCGCGACGCCGCCCGCCGGGACCCCGCCCTCGCCCTCGGCCTGAACACCCACGCCGGGCAGGTCGTCTACGGTCCGGTCGCCGAGGCCCACGTCCTCCCGGCGACCCCGTTGACCGACGTCCTGGGCTGA
- a CDS encoding calcium-binding protein translates to MDTSRTSARLNTARGIAAVFALAAGGLAVAAPSAHAATAGACSTTDLYGLITCVYTDPTVADYEFVVPAGVTSVQITAAGAQGGSSAAPGGAATAGGLGGLSAGIFAVAPNTVLHVRVGGAGGNGVNGVGSPGGLNGGGTGGYGFLEFGGGGGGGASDVRLGGTAATDRIVVGGGGGGGSAVDGGAGGGSAGANGSAPGAIGAAQGGTAGSPFGGAGGVGLPPCGSGTDEFGGPGANALLGATGGGGGGAGFAGGGGGASDFLGSGGGAGGSGYVAPIAELGSAQNDSGVRAGNGVVRIAYRAASLEGPKGDKGDTGPAGPAGPAGPQGPAGPAGPGGSSSGPGCSGALDQRKATGPRTIVGTPGDDVICGSRFGDVIDGKGGNDVIYGYGGNDTVRGGSGHDVVDGGAGNDTLIGGRGDDVLRGDRGRDVLRGCKGADVLYGGKGRDQLIGGAGRDVVDGRSER, encoded by the coding sequence ATGGACACCTCACGAACTTCCGCACGCCTGAACACCGCCCGCGGCATCGCGGCCGTCTTCGCCCTGGCCGCCGGCGGCCTCGCCGTCGCGGCGCCCAGCGCGCACGCCGCGACCGCGGGCGCCTGCAGCACGACGGACCTGTACGGCCTCATCACCTGCGTCTACACCGATCCAACGGTGGCCGACTACGAGTTCGTCGTTCCCGCCGGCGTCACCAGTGTCCAGATCACGGCCGCCGGGGCGCAGGGTGGCAGCAGCGCTGCCCCGGGCGGCGCGGCCACGGCCGGCGGACTGGGCGGGTTGAGCGCGGGCATCTTCGCCGTCGCCCCGAACACCGTTCTGCACGTCCGGGTCGGGGGAGCGGGCGGCAACGGAGTGAACGGCGTCGGGTCTCCCGGCGGTCTCAACGGCGGCGGGACCGGCGGCTACGGCTTCCTCGAATTCGGCGGCGGCGGCGGGGGCGGCGCCTCCGACGTGCGGCTCGGCGGCACGGCGGCGACCGACCGCATCGTGGTCGGCGGGGGTGGCGGCGGCGGGAGCGCCGTCGACGGAGGCGCCGGCGGGGGCAGTGCCGGCGCGAACGGGTCGGCGCCCGGGGCGATCGGCGCCGCGCAGGGCGGCACGGCGGGCAGCCCCTTCGGCGGCGCCGGCGGCGTGGGGTTACCCCCGTGCGGGTCCGGCACGGATGAGTTCGGCGGTCCCGGCGCCAACGCCCTCCTCGGCGCCACCGGCGGCGGCGGTGGCGGCGCCGGGTTCGCGGGCGGCGGTGGCGGCGCGTCCGACTTCCTGGGCAGTGGTGGCGGTGCCGGCGGCAGTGGCTACGTCGCCCCGATCGCCGAGCTCGGCTCCGCGCAGAACGACTCGGGCGTGCGGGCCGGCAACGGCGTCGTCCGGATCGCCTATCGCGCCGCGTCCCTCGAGGGACCGAAGGGCGACAAGGGCGACACCGGTCCGGCCGGGCCGGCCGGACCGGCCGGTCCGCAGGGCCCGGCCGGGCCCGCCGGACCCGGCGGGTCGAGCAGCGGCCCGGGCTGCTCCGGGGCGCTCGACCAGCGCAAGGCCACCGGCCCGCGCACCATCGTCGGCACCCCCGGGGACGACGTGATCTGCGGCTCCAGGTTCGGCGACGTGATCGACGGCAAGGGCGGCAACGACGTCATCTACGGCTACGGGGGCAACGACACGGTCCGGGGCGGGTCCGGGCACGACGTCGTCGACGGCGGCGCGGGGAACGACACGCTGATCGGCGGGCGCGGCGACGACGTCCTGCGCGGCGACCGAGGCCGTGATGTGCTCCGCGGCTGTAAGGGAGCCGACGTCCTCTACGGCGGCAAGGGCCGCGACCAGCTCATCGGCGGCGCGGGTCGCGACGTCGTCGACGGGCGCTCCGAGCGCTGA
- the xerD gene encoding site-specific tyrosine recombinase XerD, which translates to MTTEVGLALRGYLDHLAVERGLAQNTLLSYRRDLNRYATVLHDRGIADVAAVTESDVSDFLARLRQGDEEHPPLSASSAARAVIAVRGFHKFVVREGMATVDPARPVRPPKRPQRLPKAIPLEAVQALIEAAGKGARTELTTRDSALLELLYGTGARISEAVGLDVDDLDLDSRTVRLLGKGGKERIVPLGSYALAALDRYLVQGRPVLNAAGKGIPAVFLNARGGRLSRQSAWAVLAAAAKAAGLDVEVSPHTLRHSFATHLLDGGADVRVVQELLGHASVATTQLYTLVTVDRLREVYASSHPRAR; encoded by the coding sequence ATGACTACCGAGGTCGGGCTGGCGCTGCGGGGCTACCTCGACCATCTCGCGGTCGAGCGCGGCCTGGCGCAGAACACACTGCTGTCCTACCGCCGCGACCTGAACCGCTATGCGACGGTCCTGCACGACCGGGGGATCGCGGACGTCGCCGCGGTCACCGAGTCGGACGTCAGTGACTTCCTCGCCCGGCTGCGTCAGGGCGACGAGGAGCACCCGCCGCTGTCGGCGAGCTCGGCGGCGCGGGCGGTCATCGCCGTTCGCGGCTTCCACAAGTTCGTGGTGCGGGAGGGGATGGCGACGGTCGACCCGGCCCGGCCGGTCCGTCCGCCGAAGCGTCCGCAGCGGCTGCCCAAGGCGATCCCGCTCGAGGCCGTGCAGGCGCTGATCGAGGCGGCGGGCAAGGGCGCGCGCACCGAACTGACGACGCGGGACTCGGCCCTGCTCGAACTGCTCTACGGCACCGGGGCGCGGATCTCCGAGGCGGTCGGGCTCGACGTCGACGACCTCGACCTGGACTCACGCACGGTCCGTCTGCTCGGCAAGGGCGGCAAGGAGCGGATCGTGCCGCTCGGCAGCTACGCCCTGGCGGCGCTGGACCGGTACCTCGTCCAGGGTCGGCCGGTGCTGAACGCGGCCGGGAAGGGCATCCCGGCGGTCTTCCTCAATGCCCGCGGCGGGCGGCTCTCGCGGCAGAGCGCGTGGGCCGTCCTCGCCGCCGCGGCGAAGGCGGCGGGGCTGGACGTCGAGGTCTCGCCGCACACCCTGCGGCACTCGTTCGCGACGCATCTGCTCGACGGCGGCGCCGACGTCCGCGTCGTCCAGGAACTGCTCGGGC